The following nucleotide sequence is from Citrus sinensis cultivar Valencia sweet orange chromosome 6, DVS_A1.0, whole genome shotgun sequence.
CCTAGCAGTGCAAATTCTAATGGATACGCGTTTCATAATGCTGAGGAAGTTCGTGATTCTTTGATAAACTTCAAATCTGGGCACGATCATTTCATGCATGCGAATGCATCTAATTTGCTTAGCTTTGAGCAAAATGAGACTAAGGATGATGAGTACTCAATGTGGGAGGGAAACTTcaatcaaattaatcaaaagTACAGCTCTGATCACCGCTTAATGGAGGATTTTAACTGCTTTGACAGTGCTAGCAATTATGGGTTCATGATCAATAACTCTGCCAGGGACTGTCATGGGGATTGGTTGTACACTGAAGCAACTGCTGTCACTGATACAATCTTGGAGTCGGGATCACAAGATGCTAGCAGCAGCCTTAAGCGTCCCAATACGgtacttaatttcaattagttgCACAAATTTGCtcaattttcattctcaattttttcttcttcttcatgttTGCAGTAGtgctaaaatattaataacattgGTTTCTAATTCTCAGGGAGACAGCATGCAAGCTGTCAAGAAGCAATGCGCTATTGCCGCAACCAAAAAGACTAATAATAAGCAGAAAACATCAGCTCCTCCGAAAGACCCACAAAGTATTGCAGCCAAGGTTTGCTTCAACCTTAAACAATAGAATTAGCAATCATTGAGTGCAAATTAAGCAAAAATCAAACACTTTAGAAATATTGTGCGCTAACAGAATGTTCTCTTTCAGAATCGCAGAGAGCGGATTAGCGAGCGGCTTAAGATTCTGCAGGAGCTGGTACCTAATGGCTCCAAGGCGGGTTTAGTGAATTCCGATTGAtatagtttattaaataattctaaaattaggTTCCTGCTTAAGTAATTTACTCAAATTCTGAAAGTTGTCATGCATATATGCATATGCAGGTTGACTTGGTGACCATGTTGGAGAAAGCAATCAGCTATGTCAAGTTTCTTCAATTGCAAGTAAA
It contains:
- the LOC102625275 gene encoding transcription factor RHD6-like → MALARETCAFKEKVYGDLSSPGSEKASGFVKSIGMSNTSSPSSANSNGYAFHNAEEVRDSLINFKSGHDHFMHANASNLLSFEQNETKDDEYSMWEGNFNQINQKYSSDHRLMEDFNCFDSASNYGFMINNSARDCHGDWLYTEATAVTDTILESGSQDASSSLKRPNTGDSMQAVKKQCAIAATKKTNNKQKTSAPPKDPQSIAAKNRRERISERLKILQELVPNGSKVDLVTMLEKAISYVKFLQLQVKVLATDEFWPVQGGKAPDISQVREAIDAILSSQRDRSSSSK